The Phycodurus eques isolate BA_2022a chromosome 8, UOR_Pequ_1.1, whole genome shotgun sequence nucleotide sequence CGTGCTGTCAAGTGTAatttaatgctaaaatatagTATTGAAacagaatgaaaaaataattactgtacCTTTACTGCCCTCAGGACAACTGGCAGGAGAAAGGCTACAGTCTTTCCTGAGCCAGTGTCAGCACTTGTGATCACATCCCTGCCGGTGAGACCAACAGGCAGCATCTGCATTTGCACTGGTGTGGGCATCTCATAGCTGGCTGACTTCAAGTTGGCATTGAGAGTAGCAGGAAAGCCACAGTGTTCAAATTCTATGATGGGCCTCCTTACATCTCTCCCCTGGGTTTCAATGCCCAGTTCTTGTTTAATATGCTGCACCTGCTCATCAGTGAGCCCTGATATGAACAAATCCTCTTTATAGGAataatttgattcaaatgtatttatagacACTGCAATAGGTTGATCCTGAGGACTttctttttctccatttgtgtcCTTCTCATTAAACATTTCCGCCCCAGTCCCCAAGCCCATTTGGGCCAAGTGACGGGCTTTGCATTCCATGCTGCAAACATCACTGTCAGTGGTGTCACAGATGTACTCTCCATAGCGACCACACATCACACAGATAGGTTCTCCTGGCTCTGCCCATCTCTGATTCTTTTTGAATGATTTCACtggttcctcctcttcttcagtACCACTTGAAGAACACTTCTGCCCATCTTCTTGTGATGGGGTCTTAACCACAGCAACTGGGTCTTCACATGCTTTTACTGTGTTATCTTCAACTTTGCCATATTTGAGCTCTTGGCTAACATTCATAATCGAACTGCCTTCATCATTCTCGTGATCCTGATCAACCTGACCTTTCCTCTTCTTCAAAATTAAGAGTGCGTCTTCTGCTCGTCTCTTCACTTTAAGGGCTCTTGGCATAAACATTTTACTTGCTATTAATctggaaacacaaaaacacaaccaagCATGGTGTTAGctaaatttaaatgttaaacttAATTTGTGGACTTCCTACGAGAATAAATTACGCTATATTGGGGTAACTTTGCTGTTTCAAGTTGAATTTCAAGTCTCTTCAGACGATAGTATCACGTGTGCTGCTGCTCGAGTGGCCACTCTTAATAAGCACACAGCaagagtcaaaataacaaattaaaatggTACGTCAACATTTTGGCCTGAAAAACATACGAACCTACAACGTTCGGAAGCATCTCCTCATATTTAACACGATCAAGTTGGCGGAATGAGCGGTAACCGCTTTGCTGCCTTCCAGCCTTTCAAATCAACCACAACACAGACGCAGACTAATGACGTCATTTATGTAGCATGCTGGGAAGAGTAGTCTACAAAGATAACTGCTATGCTTTTGACTGAAGTCTGACTGAAAGTTTTCCGTCTCCGTGGAAAAGAACAAACCATGTTTTTATATGCTTAATGAAACATCGTTTTCTTTACATacaattaatttttaataaGACATGCACTATAtgaaagatagatagatagatagatagatagatagatagatagatagatagatagatagatagatagatagatagatagatagatatgaaGTGGCGTTGAATGCTTGCAATGTTATTGCAAGTCAGATCCACAGACAGAACCAAAATGTGATGTTATTTTCCAACAGCTGGAATAATattgataataaaaatatatgcatctatccatccatttttctactgTTCTTGTCCTCATAAGGATCGcgggtgagctgtagcctatcccagttgactttggttcaaagagaacatacaaactccacacaataaTGCAGAGATTTGAACTCCAACGCTCAGAACTATGAGGTCAACAGGCTAACCAGcagcccaccgtgccacccatgttaaaacaaagattcgaatatgtaaaatgtgttttaaattgttgtgATATGTAATGTTGAGCtacaaatttattttgggaGCTAGTCTCAGTCGATTTATCTTTGAAGTAGTTTTACAACCGAAAAGGTATGTACAAAATCAATGGGCAGTGATGTCCTTAAAACATATACAAAAACAGATAGTTAAACTTCATTGCAATAAACCACCAAGGATTAACCACGTGCTACCACTGGGCTACCATGGCATGCTGCCAGTATTGTACTATCAGTGTTAGTCAATTCTCTATTTTCTTGTTAAATTAGTTGTTCAAATTTACAGTATTGCCTGTGTCCTTTTCTCAGATAGTGTACTTttcgtgtgggtgtgtgcgtgtgtgtgtgtgttggggggggcgggggttagTTACTCACttttttaagacaataaaaCTTCGTCATAAACACATactaccaaatatttttttatggggCTCTTGAAAATTTTTTAGAGTGGTTCAGCCCCATAAAATAGGCCTAGCGACACCACTGCCTGCAAGTATATGAGCTTCGTGTTCTATTGGAAAAGCCCAgagttcacacaaaaaaaatattgtggctAACATGAGAGGAGCTCATCAAATATTCATGCTTTTTGTTGCAAATAAAGGCAGGGAAACACTTGTTTTTAatctacaggaaaaaaaataaatgttctgaCTTTTCCTGAAGGCACCGTACGCGCATGCGCACTACGTCCAAGGGTGTAGCGGGTTGGAGCGTGGTTGGAATGGTTTGCAGCTGCAGGGAGGGAAACCGCACCACAGCACCAGCGCTATGAAAAGCGAGTAATGACGCGAATCATACCAATTTTCCACACAAGAACGTGGACACGAAAAGAAGAAATCCTATAATTCCCGATGCACTAAAGAATGAAAACCGGCACAAGAGCACTTTTCCTTGTGAAATTCAAGGAAAGCGACCCTCCTGCTTTGTGCGAAGGAGCCCGTCTCATctgatgaatggatgaaaaacACCGCGATTCATTGTGTCAACCAGACAGATTGGAGAGACAGTAACTACAACCATCTCGCTGTTCCATGTCTTCATTTGACAGTTGCTCATTGTTTTCTACCGAATCCATTCGCGTGATGCTTTGGCGCTGCTTTGCTGTGAAGGACTGAAGAAAACGACTGCGTGGAAATATGGGTGAAGTTCAGGACGTAAATAATATGAAGAAGGTCTTCGTTGCTCCAGCTATCAAGTCTTTTGAACACTATGACTTCTCTCGTGCTAAAATCTGTTGCAGTCTCTCATGGCTTCTGTCCAAAGCATATGGGAGAGGTATGTGTATCAGCTACCtgcatcattgtttttgttatagTTTAGCATTTCAGCACCATTAATCTGTAACGTGACCGCGGGTATGTTTGtatatcagtaaaaaaaaaaaaaaaaagaaccaaaatACTAAATATACAACAGTTCTTTAAATTACCTGAGCCACCATGACAGAGTAACCCTTATGTCCTCAGATGCATCTTATGGATCATTCAAAATTAGTTGTGGGATggaacaacacaacacaatttATAAGATTAGATAAAGGCAATTTCATAAGTGGTTTACAGTGATCAATATGTTGCAGTCTTGCATGATGGTAGCTCAGTGTACTGGGTGTCAACGAGTAACCTTGAAAACACTGCACACATCTCATACTAAGAGTAATAGAGAAATTATTAGTATGTGGGGCACATCAGCTTGTTAATATAATAAGGTCTATGACAGATGGTGGTGCACAAATGACTGAATGTTCAATAACATATTTTTTCCCTTTCAATGACCAAATAGTGTGCATGATGGAGAACGCTCTTTATACTGGACAtgtaaataaattgtatttagcaCAACCAAtgtatacattggatagcaatgAGGTTGTTGTAGCTGTTCAAATATTCAGAGTTATGATCCTGATTGGGTACAGTCAAATGGATTAATGTTATTTAATTACGTAtattaaattatgtaattaggTTTGGTGGTCCGTTTTTTCACACAACATAGATGTTCTGCTGTCCTCTCACGCTGATAGGTTTTTTGATGACTTTTTAGTTGGCCTGTATTGTATGTAcctgcagaaaaaaatatgactaattaTAGGAATAACACTGCGATGCTTTCTTGGTTTGACTGCTACAGAgcatcatacagtatattaacaaGCAGAGAAGGACATTttacttaaataataatttaaaaatattttaagaattaTCCATGTTCAGCTAATGTGTTTGCAT carries:
- the ddx59 gene encoding probable ATP-dependent RNA helicase DDX59 isoform X4, whose protein sequence is MRRCFRTLLIASKMFMPRALKVKRRAEDALLILKKRKGQVDQDHENDEGSSIMNVSQELKYGKVEDNTVKACEDPVAVVKTPSQEDGQKCSSSGTEEEEEPVKSFKKNQRWAEPGEPICVMCGRYGEYICDTTDSDVCSMECKARHLAQMGLGTGAEMFNEKDTNGEKESPQDQPIAVSINTFESNYSYKEDLFISGLTDEQVQHIKQELGIETQGRDVRRPIIEFEHCGFPATLNANLKSASYEMPTPVQMQMLPVGLTGRDVITSADTGSGKTVAFLLPVVLRAVKEQTRSVGSPVALILTPTRELAIQIERQAKEVVTGLPNMRTALLVGGMPLPPQLHRLKRSIKIVIATPGRLLEILKQKAVQMGNVKIVVVDEVDTMLKMGFQQQVLEVLEHVPEDHQTLMASATIPTGTEELAARLVRDPIRIAVGEKNQPCTNVRQILLWVEEPSKKKKLFEILNDNKLYQPPVVVFVDCKLGADLLCDAVAKVTGLKTVAIHSDKSQLERNHILKGLLGGDFEVVISTGVLGRGLDLANVRVVVNFDMPNTMDEYVHQGQTNRNHPTSPAPQLTSPP